One stretch of Cottoperca gobio chromosome 18, fCotGob3.1, whole genome shotgun sequence DNA includes these proteins:
- the ankrd53 gene encoding ankyrin repeat domain-containing protein 53 isoform X2: MRKRTSRAPPDGLMFPAVETPETLDLDGSGNRQDLPVLHMACLYGQLATVQLLVESRQEGINSSELQGRRPLHMVLSSRSSPNTSSCLMYLLEHGADINVTTDSGATPLHLAASEGLLRCTEILVQAGADVLAQDSSGHTPLDLARIWCRRKVARYLKSCMWQTYKQKEMQERKLGQTLYSDLVDKVKLDNLKKKTFIDEKMAEWANKRGFPLLKDFSPGVLVSQYHTQCFSSNPKHAKHPLKHQPGGALEDKSTPTKQPASSSRPWTIFMGLQPENPLREPDLRNNVMVWRDGSRQPQYSTKWDSTRRPAPDLPLDVLERVLFPRAFPSRIASPRYFEPKNIVEVQHRGYPQGRSTSPWTEVAMHLAEVLEPGHY, translated from the exons ATGAG GAAACGTACCAGCAGAGCTCCCCCAGATGGGCTCATGTTTCCAGCTGTGGAAACCCCAGAGACGCTGGATCTGGATGGCAGTGGAAACAGACAG GATCTGCCAGTGCTCCACATGGCCTGCCTTTACGGCCAGCTGGCTACTGTTCAGCTCCTGGTGGAGTCCAGGCAAGAAGGGATCAACAGCAGCGAGCTCCAGGGTCGCCGGCCTTTACATATGGTCCTGTCCTCCCGGAGCTCACCCAACACCTCCTCGTGCCTCATGTACCTGCTGGAGCACGGGGCCGACATCAACGT TACCACAGATTCAGGGGCGACCCCGCTGCACCTGGCCGCCTCTGAAGGCCTCCTGCGCTGCACAGAGATCCTCGTGCAGGCCGGGGCAGATGTGTTGGCCCAGGACAGCTCGGGTCACACTCCTCTGGATTTGGCCCGCATCTGGTGTCGAAGGAAGGTAGCAAG gtaTCTGAAAAGCTGCATGTGGCAGACATATAAGCAGAAAGAAATGCAGGAGAGGAAGCTGGGTCAAACGTTATACAGTGATCTCGTCGATAAGGTCAAACTGGACaatctaaaaaaaaag ACATTTATAGATGAGAAGATGGCAGAGTGGGCGAACAAAAGAGGTTTCCCTCTCCTCAAGGATTTCTCCCCCGGTGTCTTGGTGAGCCAGTACCACACCCAGTGCTTCAGTTCTAATCCAAAACATGCCAAGCACCCATTGAAACACCAGCCAGGAGGTGCTCTGGAGGACAAGAGCACCCCCACTAAGCAACCAGCCTCATCCTCCAGACCCTGGACCATCTTCATGGGCCTCCAGCCAGAGAACCCGCTCAGAGAGCCGGACCTCCGGAACAACGTCATGGTGTGGAGGGACGGCAGCAGGCAGCCCCAGTACTCCACCAAGTGGGACAGCACCCGCCGccctgcccctgacctgcctcTGGATGTCCTCGAGAGGGTGTTGTTCCCCAGAGCCTTCCCTTCCAGGATCGCCTCGCCACGGTACTTTGAGCCAAAGAACATTGTGGAGGTTCAGCACAGAGGATACCCCCAGGGGCGGAGCACCTCCCCCTGGACAGAGGTGGCTATGCACTTGGCTGAAGTGCTGGAGCCTGGACATTACTGA
- the tex261 gene encoding protein TEX261 has translation MWFIYLLSWLSLVIQISFVTLAIAAGLYYLAELIEEYTVATSRIIKYMIMFSTGVLAGLYLFEGFPVLMVGVGLFTNLVYFGLLQTFPYILLSSPNFILSCVLVVVNHYMAFQFFAQEYYPFSEVLAYFTVCLWVIPFGFFVSLSAGENVLPSTMQQGDDVVSNYFTKGKRGKRSGILLVFSFLKEAVLPSRQKMY, from the exons atgtggtttatttatttactcagcTGGCTGTCGTTAGTCATCCAGATATCCTTCGTCACTCTAGCAATAG CTGCCGGCCTGTACTACTTGGCCGAACTAATAGAAGAATACACAGTAGCCACAAGTCGAATAATAAAGTACATGATAATG TTCTCGACAGGTGTGCTGGCAGGTCTCTATCTTTTTGAAGGTTTCCCAGTGTTGATGGTGGGAGTCGGCCTCTTCACCAACCTGGTGTACTTCGGCCTCCTGCAGACGTTCCCCTACATACTGCTGAGCTCCCCAAACTTCATCCTCTCCTGTG TGTTGGTGGTGGTTAACCATTATATGGCCTTCCAGTTCTTTGCACAAGAGTATTATCCATTCTCGGAG GTGCTGGCGTACTTCACCGTCTGCTTGTGGGTGATCCCCTTCGGCTTCTTTGTGTCACTGTCAGCGGGGGAAAATGTGCTTCCGTCCACCATGCAACAAGGAG acGATGTGGTGTCTAATTACTTCACCAAGGGCAAGAGGGGGAAGAGGTCTGGGATCCTCCTCGTGTTCTCTTTCCTCAAGGAGGCAGTGCTGCCCAGCCGACAGAAAATGTACTGA
- the shtn2 gene encoding shootin-1 isoform X3, whose product MLVQQKAADSESVMLTQSSETGLQLQQALEQISNISTALCDIQRYYQDQSQSGVLSELQNLRGELQKSEEERKALETQLSEANGAVTQLQDEVKQLQDTRKSEDDAVEPEEKATLAPPPPPPPPPPPPPPPPTSVTNSLDLLRSRRKERAGKADPNPPSLDMKTRAVDEMMERIKNGIILRPVKRIQEDESAWKDQRSENRKSAILEMKGMLDNMKRQQLRRGTSRRGMGQTVGEAELLQVLQRRRRAIGENQDPQCVPAAGDDPWAGESSRAPVLRRLKQNREKRDSRIRASAQIISQET is encoded by the exons ATGTTGGTGCAGCAGAAGGCGGCCGACAGCGAGAGCGTGATGCTGACACAGAGCTCAGAGACGggcctgcagctgcagcaggcgcTGGAGCAAATCTCCAACATCAGCACGGCGCTGTGTGACATACAGCGCTATTACCAggaccag AGTCAGAGCGGCGTCCTCTCTGAGCTGCAGAACCTCAGAGGAGAGCTGCAgaagagcgaggaggagaggaaggcctTGGAGACCCAGCTGTCTGAAGCTAACGGCGCGGTCACACAGCTCCAGGATGAAG TGAAACAGTTACAAGATACGCGGAAGAGCGAGGATGATGCTGTTGAACCAGAGGAGAAAGCCACTCTTgctccaccgcctcctcctcctcctcctcctcctcctcctcctcctcctcccacatcTGTCACCAA TTCACTGGATTTGCTGAGAagcaggagaaaagaaagagccGGTAAAGCTGATCCAAACC CCCCCTCGCTGGACATGAAGACGAGAGCGGTGGATGAAATGATGGAGAGAATAAAGAACGGCATCATCCTGAGGCCCGTCAAGAGAATACAG GAGGACGAAAGCGCATGGAAG GACCAGAGGAGTGAAAACAGAAAGTCAGCTATCCTGGAGATGAAAGGAATGCTG GACAACATGAAGCGTCAGCAGCTCCGCAGAGGAACATCCAGGCGAGGAATGGGGCAAACTGTTGGGgaagcagagctgctgcaggtgctgcagaggaggaggagagcgatcGGGGAGAACCAGG ATCCACAGTGTGTCCCAGCAGCAGGAGATGATCCCTGGGCAGGCGAGAGCAGCAGGGCCCCCGTGCTCCGCAGGCTGaaacagaacagagagaagagagactcTCGCATCCGAGCATCAGCGCAGATCATCAGCCAAGAAACCTGA
- the shtn2 gene encoding shootin-1 isoform X4 codes for MLVQQKAADSESVMLTQSSETGLQLQQALEQISNISTALCDIQRYYQDQSQSGVLSELQNLRGELQKSEEERKALETQLSEANGAVTQLQDEVKQLQDTRKSEDDAVEPEEKATLAPPPPPPPPPPPPPPPPTSVTNSLDLLRSRRKERAGKADPNQAAPSLDMKTRAVDEMMERIKNGIILRPVKRIQEDESAWKDQRSENRKSAILEMKGMLDNMKRQQLRRGTSRRGMGQTVGEAELLQVLQRRRRAIGENQARSTVCPSSRR; via the exons ATGTTGGTGCAGCAGAAGGCGGCCGACAGCGAGAGCGTGATGCTGACACAGAGCTCAGAGACGggcctgcagctgcagcaggcgcTGGAGCAAATCTCCAACATCAGCACGGCGCTGTGTGACATACAGCGCTATTACCAggaccag AGTCAGAGCGGCGTCCTCTCTGAGCTGCAGAACCTCAGAGGAGAGCTGCAgaagagcgaggaggagaggaaggcctTGGAGACCCAGCTGTCTGAAGCTAACGGCGCGGTCACACAGCTCCAGGATGAAG TGAAACAGTTACAAGATACGCGGAAGAGCGAGGATGATGCTGTTGAACCAGAGGAGAAAGCCACTCTTgctccaccgcctcctcctcctcctcctcctcctcctcctcctcctcctcccacatcTGTCACCAA TTCACTGGATTTGCTGAGAagcaggagaaaagaaagagccGGTAAAGCTGATCCAAACC AAGCAGCCCCCTCGCTGGACATGAAGACGAGAGCGGTGGATGAAATGATGGAGAGAATAAAGAACGGCATCATCCTGAGGCCCGTCAAGAGAATACAG GAGGACGAAAGCGCATGGAAG GACCAGAGGAGTGAAAACAGAAAGTCAGCTATCCTGGAGATGAAAGGAATGCTG GACAACATGAAGCGTCAGCAGCTCCGCAGAGGAACATCCAGGCGAGGAATGGGGCAAACTGTTGGGgaagcagagctgctgcaggtgctgcagaggaggaggagagcgatcGGGGAGAACCAGG CCAGATCCACAGTGTGTCCCAGCAGCAGGAGATGA
- the shtn2 gene encoding shootin-1 isoform X1 — MLVQQKAADSESVMLTQSSETGLQLQQALEQISNISTALCDIQRYYQDQSQSGVLSELQNLRGELQKSEEERKALETQLSEANGAVTQLQDEVKQLQDTRKSEDDAVEPEEKATLAPPPPPPPPPPPPPPPPTSVTNSLDLLRSRRKERAGKADPNQAAPSLDMKTRAVDEMMERIKNGIILRPVKRIQEDESAWKDQRSENRKSAILEMKGMLDNMKRQQLRRGTSRRGMGQTVGEAELLQVLQRRRRAIGENQDPQCVPAAGDDPWAGESSRAPVLRRLKQNREKRDSRIRASAQIISQET; from the exons ATGTTGGTGCAGCAGAAGGCGGCCGACAGCGAGAGCGTGATGCTGACACAGAGCTCAGAGACGggcctgcagctgcagcaggcgcTGGAGCAAATCTCCAACATCAGCACGGCGCTGTGTGACATACAGCGCTATTACCAggaccag AGTCAGAGCGGCGTCCTCTCTGAGCTGCAGAACCTCAGAGGAGAGCTGCAgaagagcgaggaggagaggaaggcctTGGAGACCCAGCTGTCTGAAGCTAACGGCGCGGTCACACAGCTCCAGGATGAAG TGAAACAGTTACAAGATACGCGGAAGAGCGAGGATGATGCTGTTGAACCAGAGGAGAAAGCCACTCTTgctccaccgcctcctcctcctcctcctcctcctcctcctcctcctcctcccacatcTGTCACCAA TTCACTGGATTTGCTGAGAagcaggagaaaagaaagagccGGTAAAGCTGATCCAAACC AAGCAGCCCCCTCGCTGGACATGAAGACGAGAGCGGTGGATGAAATGATGGAGAGAATAAAGAACGGCATCATCCTGAGGCCCGTCAAGAGAATACAG GAGGACGAAAGCGCATGGAAG GACCAGAGGAGTGAAAACAGAAAGTCAGCTATCCTGGAGATGAAAGGAATGCTG GACAACATGAAGCGTCAGCAGCTCCGCAGAGGAACATCCAGGCGAGGAATGGGGCAAACTGTTGGGgaagcagagctgctgcaggtgctgcagaggaggaggagagcgatcGGGGAGAACCAGG ATCCACAGTGTGTCCCAGCAGCAGGAGATGATCCCTGGGCAGGCGAGAGCAGCAGGGCCCCCGTGCTCCGCAGGCTGaaacagaacagagagaagagagactcTCGCATCCGAGCATCAGCGCAGATCATCAGCCAAGAAACCTGA
- the ankrd53 gene encoding ankyrin repeat domain-containing protein 53 isoform X1, whose protein sequence is MEPVNKPGKQRRGRCRNGKRTSRAPPDGLMFPAVETPETLDLDGSGNRQDLPVLHMACLYGQLATVQLLVESRQEGINSSELQGRRPLHMVLSSRSSPNTSSCLMYLLEHGADINVTTDSGATPLHLAASEGLLRCTEILVQAGADVLAQDSSGHTPLDLARIWCRRKVARYLKSCMWQTYKQKEMQERKLGQTLYSDLVDKVKLDNLKKKTFIDEKMAEWANKRGFPLLKDFSPGVLVSQYHTQCFSSNPKHAKHPLKHQPGGALEDKSTPTKQPASSSRPWTIFMGLQPENPLREPDLRNNVMVWRDGSRQPQYSTKWDSTRRPAPDLPLDVLERVLFPRAFPSRIASPRYFEPKNIVEVQHRGYPQGRSTSPWTEVAMHLAEVLEPGHY, encoded by the exons ATGGAACCGGTCAACAAACCCGGAAAACAGAGACGAGGGAGATGTAGAAATGG GAAACGTACCAGCAGAGCTCCCCCAGATGGGCTCATGTTTCCAGCTGTGGAAACCCCAGAGACGCTGGATCTGGATGGCAGTGGAAACAGACAG GATCTGCCAGTGCTCCACATGGCCTGCCTTTACGGCCAGCTGGCTACTGTTCAGCTCCTGGTGGAGTCCAGGCAAGAAGGGATCAACAGCAGCGAGCTCCAGGGTCGCCGGCCTTTACATATGGTCCTGTCCTCCCGGAGCTCACCCAACACCTCCTCGTGCCTCATGTACCTGCTGGAGCACGGGGCCGACATCAACGT TACCACAGATTCAGGGGCGACCCCGCTGCACCTGGCCGCCTCTGAAGGCCTCCTGCGCTGCACAGAGATCCTCGTGCAGGCCGGGGCAGATGTGTTGGCCCAGGACAGCTCGGGTCACACTCCTCTGGATTTGGCCCGCATCTGGTGTCGAAGGAAGGTAGCAAG gtaTCTGAAAAGCTGCATGTGGCAGACATATAAGCAGAAAGAAATGCAGGAGAGGAAGCTGGGTCAAACGTTATACAGTGATCTCGTCGATAAGGTCAAACTGGACaatctaaaaaaaaag ACATTTATAGATGAGAAGATGGCAGAGTGGGCGAACAAAAGAGGTTTCCCTCTCCTCAAGGATTTCTCCCCCGGTGTCTTGGTGAGCCAGTACCACACCCAGTGCTTCAGTTCTAATCCAAAACATGCCAAGCACCCATTGAAACACCAGCCAGGAGGTGCTCTGGAGGACAAGAGCACCCCCACTAAGCAACCAGCCTCATCCTCCAGACCCTGGACCATCTTCATGGGCCTCCAGCCAGAGAACCCGCTCAGAGAGCCGGACCTCCGGAACAACGTCATGGTGTGGAGGGACGGCAGCAGGCAGCCCCAGTACTCCACCAAGTGGGACAGCACCCGCCGccctgcccctgacctgcctcTGGATGTCCTCGAGAGGGTGTTGTTCCCCAGAGCCTTCCCTTCCAGGATCGCCTCGCCACGGTACTTTGAGCCAAAGAACATTGTGGAGGTTCAGCACAGAGGATACCCCCAGGGGCGGAGCACCTCCCCCTGGACAGAGGTGGCTATGCACTTGGCTGAAGTGCTGGAGCCTGGACATTACTGA
- the shtn2 gene encoding shootin-1 isoform X2, with the protein MLVQQKAADSESVMLTQSSETGLQLQQALEQISNISTALCDIQRYYQDQSQSGVLSELQNLRGELQKSEEERKALETQLSEANGAVTQLQDEVKQLQDTRKSEDDAVEPEEKATLAPPPPPPPPPPPPPPPPTSVTNSLDLLRSRRKERAGKADPNPAPSLDMKTRAVDEMMERIKNGIILRPVKRIQEDESAWKDQRSENRKSAILEMKGMLDNMKRQQLRRGTSRRGMGQTVGEAELLQVLQRRRRAIGENQDPQCVPAAGDDPWAGESSRAPVLRRLKQNREKRDSRIRASAQIISQET; encoded by the exons ATGTTGGTGCAGCAGAAGGCGGCCGACAGCGAGAGCGTGATGCTGACACAGAGCTCAGAGACGggcctgcagctgcagcaggcgcTGGAGCAAATCTCCAACATCAGCACGGCGCTGTGTGACATACAGCGCTATTACCAggaccag AGTCAGAGCGGCGTCCTCTCTGAGCTGCAGAACCTCAGAGGAGAGCTGCAgaagagcgaggaggagaggaaggcctTGGAGACCCAGCTGTCTGAAGCTAACGGCGCGGTCACACAGCTCCAGGATGAAG TGAAACAGTTACAAGATACGCGGAAGAGCGAGGATGATGCTGTTGAACCAGAGGAGAAAGCCACTCTTgctccaccgcctcctcctcctcctcctcctcctcctcctcctcctcctcccacatcTGTCACCAA TTCACTGGATTTGCTGAGAagcaggagaaaagaaagagccGGTAAAGCTGATCCAAACC CAGCCCCCTCGCTGGACATGAAGACGAGAGCGGTGGATGAAATGATGGAGAGAATAAAGAACGGCATCATCCTGAGGCCCGTCAAGAGAATACAG GAGGACGAAAGCGCATGGAAG GACCAGAGGAGTGAAAACAGAAAGTCAGCTATCCTGGAGATGAAAGGAATGCTG GACAACATGAAGCGTCAGCAGCTCCGCAGAGGAACATCCAGGCGAGGAATGGGGCAAACTGTTGGGgaagcagagctgctgcaggtgctgcagaggaggaggagagcgatcGGGGAGAACCAGG ATCCACAGTGTGTCCCAGCAGCAGGAGATGATCCCTGGGCAGGCGAGAGCAGCAGGGCCCCCGTGCTCCGCAGGCTGaaacagaacagagagaagagagactcTCGCATCCGAGCATCAGCGCAGATCATCAGCCAAGAAACCTGA